A genomic region of Bacteroidota bacterium contains the following coding sequences:
- the lptB gene encoding LPS export ABC transporter ATP-binding protein has translation MILRSEHLMKRYKKRLVVNNASIQVAQGEIVGLLGPNGAGKTTSFYMIVGLIQPDSGKIFLDDKDITRLPMYKRAKRGIGYLPQEASVFRKLSVEDNIKAVMEMSNLPKAEQKDRLEQLIDEFNLHKVRKSMGNVLSGGERRRTEIARALAVNPHFILLDEPFAGVDPIAVEDIQMIIKKLAEKNIGVLITDHNVHETLNITDRAYLLFEGAIMKAGTAEELAADEMVRKVYLGQNFELRR, from the coding sequence ATGATTCTCCGCTCAGAACACCTCATGAAACGCTACAAGAAACGCCTTGTAGTTAATAATGCCAGCATACAAGTGGCACAAGGAGAGATAGTGGGATTGCTTGGCCCAAATGGTGCAGGCAAAACCACCAGTTTTTATATGATAGTGGGGTTGATACAACCTGACAGCGGAAAAATATTTCTTGACGACAAAGACATTACCCGACTGCCTATGTACAAAAGGGCAAAACGAGGCATCGGTTATCTGCCACAAGAAGCATCCGTATTTCGTAAACTGAGTGTAGAAGACAATATAAAAGCGGTTATGGAAATGAGTAATCTTCCCAAAGCCGAGCAGAAAGATAGACTAGAACAACTTATAGATGAATTCAACCTGCACAAGGTTCGTAAAAGTATGGGCAATGTGCTGTCGGGCGGTGAGAGAAGGAGGACTGAAATAGCAAGAGCTTTAGCCGTTAACCCACATTTTATTTTGCTCGATGAACCTTTTGCCGGGGTGGACCCAATAGCAGTGGAGGATATACAAATGATTATAAAAAAGCTGGCAGAGAAAAATATTGGGGTGCTCATTACCGACCACAATGTGCACGAAACGCTCAATATTACTGACCGAGCTTACCTCCTATTTGAAGGGGCCATTATGAAAGCGGGCACCGCCGAAGAACTTGCAGCCGACGAAATGGTGCGTAAAGTGTATCTGGGACAGAACTTTGAGCTAAGAAGATAA